atagtaGCAAAAAACCTATTTGTTATGTAAAGATACAGAGGAGTTATGGTGTCTTGAGCAGAGAACAAAGTcatgctccctctgtgtgtgttgtaatggTATGTGTCCACAGCATCTGACATTTCCACtcctcccattcattgtctccaagaaaaaaactttgtacAAAAAATCTTTGTAAGCTTACCGCTTCCGTTTCCGTATATACAGCATCTGGGATGAAGAAAGTCAGAGAATGAGAAATATAAACAAGCTGTGACATTCATAGAAGTAACGTGTCCAAACTAAATGAACAAGTGTCTTTAATGTTCAAGGTGAGTCAGTACAAATACCTGTCCATAAACATTTGAACGTGATATTTGGTATATGATATATTGAGCTACTGAGTCAAATGCTAGTTTTgatacaaaatttaaataattcctTACAATTGCCACTGCCAAGCCAATGACAGTGATGATGCCAAAGGGTACGAGCACCATTCCCATCCCCGAGCCCTCGATCACCGCCTCCGGAAACGATGTGGCGTTGAAGCTGGTCTCGTTAGTTGTTATAGTAACAGTCATTAATGTTGTTCTGGAAGTAACATTGTCTCTGGCGCTCTTGCTTGTTGAGAGGAAGGGGATTGCGGTGGTCGTGGCAGTTGTGGAGAGAAAACTTGTTGTT
This DNA window, taken from Plectropomus leopardus isolate mb chromosome 2, YSFRI_Pleo_2.0, whole genome shotgun sequence, encodes the following:
- the si:ch211-161c3.5 gene encoding uncharacterized protein C3orf18 isoform X1 — protein: MAVTAAKTTTSFLSTTATTTAIPFLSTSKSARDNVTSRTTLMTVTITTNETSFNATSFPEAVIEGSGMGMVLVPFGIITVIGLAVAIMLYIRKRKRLEKLRHQLMPMYNFDPAEEQDDLLEQELLDHGREGSLTGPNAKTLTTSQGTTQRPSRLVFTDVAKALNA
- the si:ch211-161c3.5 gene encoding uncharacterized protein C3orf18 isoform X2, whose protein sequence is MAVTAAKTTTSFLSTTATTTAIPFLSTSKSARDNVTSRTTLMTVTITTNETSFNATSFPEAVIEGSGMGMVLVPFGIITVIGLAVAIMLYIRKRKRLEKLRHQLMPMYNFDPAEEQDDLLEQELLDHGREGSLTGPNAKF